In the Glycine max cultivar Williams 82 chromosome 19, Glycine_max_v4.0, whole genome shotgun sequence genome, TATATGGACAGTTTATGTGGAAATCTCTAAGTtacattaaaatgaatttaaccCTTTTTTGATTAAGGGTGGGTtagattaagtttttttttgtatttattgtaactcaataaaaaaaattgtgattgtaAGTTTATTggtgttaaatattttaagattttaaaaattatgatagtaaaattttaattttattttaattttttatatttttattgaatgaaataagattatatatatatatatattagttttgatgattttaattatattagaaaaaataatatttgataacGGGAGTAAAGAAAGAATTCTAGATAAGCTAGTGagaataaaaacaagaaaacaaagtttGGAATTTATAATTGTATGTTCAAATGCCACtcgaaatttcaaaaaaaatgcttcatattaatataatatttatttaccaAATACTTTTAGTTTTGTGAaacaaacttttaaattaatctaaagtaataagttaaaattaaatgaacttATGTACCCTGGTAAATACCCTTTAAATAACTTAAGCTTCAACCTAATTATTTGGTAGTAGGTATTGTTTTGCTTTGTAGGTAAAAAAACGATCTCCTCATATGTCACAATAAATTTTCCAAATAGACATTCtttctttagaaattaattagttaGTAACTCGTGTGATGTATATTTACACAAATatacaaatcaattttttgttgtaaatatgtatttaaaatattatttacaatttcacattttaatgcgtgtttataataatttaacataatatacacTTTATGAATTTAAACTATttgatttattaacttttaaaaattgaggTTATTAATTCTTATGTAAACtgaaattttaacatattataataatattattaatatatattttttatccgtaaaaattgaaaatatgaattaaattaattgactCATTCGTGTATCATTTTCATTCATTGTTTCATCTTAGAACTCGCCTTAGATCAAAGACATGCACATTTTTGGAATTAAAAGTACAAAATGACAGCTGAATAAGTGAGCCTCACATGGGGCTTGGCATAGATGGGCCTACCAATATATTGTCTCACTATTTTGTTACAGGGTGCAGCATTAGACAGGATCCAAATCTTGGTACCCCGGTGAATGAtctgttcaataaaaaaaactctaggTATACCAATAAAGGTTCAACAATCCCATTTTTTCCCCTCTTTCTTTTGTGCAGATGAAAAAGTATTGTATAATCTGAAATTATCACGCATCTAAAATTCAGCCAATTTGCATGTAATAAATGCTtgagttttgttaaaaaaaatcataaattagaatattcaGCCATGCACATGTAATATGAAGATCGGTTAAAACTATTAAATTCATGATAATTTTGAaccatacaatattttttttcctaatgaaTAGTGGAGCTGGTTGAGTTTGGAAAGGATATCATATGTAGGTCAGTAGCGTACacacagaaaagaaaaagaaaaagaaaaagaaaagaaatgcaaTGATTCAGATGACGCgttattagaaagaaaaatagaaataaaaagttaGTAAGATGAATATCAAAGTTAATGAGTAAACAAAATCaagtaaaataaagtaataaggTTATCACTAGGAGGGAGTGCAccagatgaggaagtgtagcaAATGTACATGAATTTAAGCATACAAATAGAGGGAATGTAACAACGTGCATGACGATTTGGTTAGGAATGCCTTAGTTAGATatactttattaataatttgttatttaattttatgtcatatacatatgttatgtttatatattgtttgatgATATTGATTGTCAATTTGTTACCTTGACTTTAAATTATCATGATATATGCAGGTTCTGTTGTAATAATGTTTGGattgtaccaaaaaaatatttttaaggaaaactagataataatgcATCCTTATTCCTTAGTAAAGCGTCATTCAAAATATTCATAAACTCAGATACACTTTCTCAAGAAAGTCTCATCTTATGTGAATTATACTCAAATAATAGTGCGTTTTCTTCAACACGCATCATCTTATTTATGTATTCAAATTAACGTTATATGAGTTATGCATTCAGATGGTGTTTTGTGACcgcatacaaaataaaaaaaaaaagatggtgCTTTGCCAACATTATTTCATTCAGATAAGGCTTTATCGAACATTATATCTCATTCATAATTCTTAATTAGAAGCCACTTATAGTTATAGAAGCATTATGTAAGTAAAATAAACGAATAACTTTGAAAACTTGTTGTTACCCGGTGATCAAATTGATGCCTCATTCGTGTACCATTTCAATCTCATTCACGGCTTCATCTTAAAccaaataatacaatttttttataagaaaaaaatacaggTTCTGAGGAATTATAAGGAGAAAATGACAGCTGAAATACGTGAGTCTCACATGGGGCTTGACTTACATTGGCCTACCAAAAACAAATTGTCTCACTATTTTGTTACCCGGTGCAGCATTAGACAGGATCCGAATTTAGGTATTGTTACAAATCAGGTTCATCGAATCCCACGTTCTATTTTCCTCCTTTTGGGTAGTGGAATCTCATGTGTAGGTGTACAGacgaattaataaaaaaaatagaaaagaaattaaacatgCAATGATTCAGGTGcgaaattagaaagaaaactGGAATTTGGAAATAAAGAAATGAATATGATGGATATGTATAAAGTTAGACTAAACAAAtcaagtaaaataaagcaagaaGAGGTTTGAAGCTAGCTAGGGACGAGACGTCGAGTAATTGCAAGAGATGATTAATTATTGGAGTCACTTAATTTTGTCCCGATGTCAATCTAATATAAagtttaaaagtataatttagaCACGTTAATTGCTagtattcaataattaaaattctgTCTTACcaaaacttaaaattagtgGACATAAAACTGGCGTTCCTTCATAGTACATGTAACCCTCACGCTCAAGGGTGGCTGTGGCGAATTCTAAAGCGTTGAATTTCTCATTTTTGATATGGTCACATCCAGTTTCCCATTGATTCCCGGCTCTTCTCCGATAGTGGCTAGTTAGGACCCACCACTTAGCTAGAGTGCTAGTCACTTTCTCAAGTCATATAATTGCACTTACCACAAAATTAtgacacctttttttttcctccctaAATTTCCCAAGAAAATCCTTCCCCTGATACCACCGGCGTCAAACCATAATCATTTGTTCCGTGCACAACATTTTTCTGCTCACATGTAGGGAAACAATTTTCACACCCTATATATATCCATATAGATTTATCCATATAGATTCACCCGTATATCGGAAATTAGAGGATGTGGTCCCCATTTTGATACATTATTaacttcataaattaaaataatatgattatgCATGTATCGGTCAAATACAAATATTAGTATAAATGATAttgacttatattttttatattttttaattaagtgatTTAGGATTTTAATTCTTGAATATAAAACGTGTCCTAATAATGTctgacaaaaattaattactttgtttctggtataaaaaaatatatcttaccAATGTTATGgtctgaaaaaagaaaattgggaTCGGCCAAAATCTTAATAATTTCTCTATATATACGTGGTTATGGATAGCATCACTTCAGCACCCTATATCCACACaagcacaaaaaaaaagtgtctgGTCCCAAAATACAACAAGAGTGTAAAATGGTGGTGGCAGAGTTCACTAGTGGTGGCTTGAGGGGAATGAAGGCCTTCAGCTACCATGTTCTCACGGGGCGTTGGTTCATGCTATTTGCATCTTTACTCATCATGTCCGTTGCAGGGGCAACCTACATGTTTGGAATATACTCTAACGAGGTCAAAACCTCATTAGGGTACGACCAATCCACTCTCAACTTGCTAAGCTTCTTCAAAGACCTAGGTGCCAACGTTGGAGTCATATCCGGGTTGGTCAACGAGGTAACACCACCCTTTGTGGTACTCTCAATTGGGGTCATCATGAACTTCTTCGGCTACTTCATGATATTTCTTGCTGTCTCTGGGCGCATTGCCAAACCCCAAGTGTGGCAAATGTGTCTCTACATTTGCATTGGTGCAAATTCTCAAACTTTTGCCAACACTGGTGCTTTGGTCACGTGTGTCAAAAACTTCCCTGGAAGCCGTGGCAGTATCTTAGGCCTACTCAAAGGCTACGTTGGTCTAAGTGGTGCCATCATCACACAGCTTTACCATGCTTTCTATGGTAATCATAACTCTCAAGCTCTTATCTTACTCATTGCTTGGCTCCCTGCTGCTGTttcctccctttttcttccaaCAATTCGGATAATGAACACAGTACTGCACCAACCCAAGGAGGGCAACAGAGTTTTCTACCACCTTCTATATATTTCACTTGGCCTTGCTGCTTTTCTCATGGTTCTGATCCTTGTACAAAACAAGCTTAGTTtttcaaggattgaatacaTAGTAGATGGCCTTGtggttttcttctttcttcttctcccacTTGTTGTGGTGTTTAGAGAGGAGATAAACCAATTGAAAGCAAATACTCAATGTTTGACCGATTCACCACCCCAGTTGAAAGTAGTCACTGAAGCTATTCCACCACCAAACGTGGAGCAAGAAGAAGTACCACCAACTACCACAAGTTCCCACGAGAAAAGTTCTTGTTTAAGGAACATATTCAACCCTCCAAAGAGGGGAGAAGACTACACCATTTTGCAAGCACTTTTCAGTATTGACATGCTGATTTTGTTCATTGCAACAACGTTTGGTGCTGGAGGAACATTAACAGCCATAGACAACCTGGGACAGATTGGACACTCATTAGGATACCCGAACAAAAGCACAACAACCTTTGTGTCCTTAGTGAGCATATGGAACTACTTGGGAAGAGTAGCTTCAGGTTATGCCTCTGAGATCTTCTTGACCAAATACAAAATCCCTCGTCCCTACATGCTCACTCTAGTTTTGCTTGTCTCTTGTGTTGGCCATGTTCTGATAGCCCTCGGtgtcccaaactccctctactTCGCTTCGGTGATTATAGGGTTTTGTTTTGGAGCTCAATGGCCACTAATGTTTGCAATCATATCAGAAGTTTTTGGCCTCAAATACTACTCCACGTTGTACAACTTTGGAGCCGCGGCAAGCCCTCTTGGGTCTTACATTCTGAACGTGAAAGTGGCTGGTGTTTTGTATGATAAAGAGGCTTTGAAACAGTTGAAGGCGAAAGGACTCACTAGAGAAGAAGGGAAGGACCTAACTTGCGTGGGAGTGCAATGCTATAAAATGGCTTTTATCATAATCACGGCTTCAACGTTGGTTGGTTGTTTAGCTTCGGTCATTTTGGCGCTGAGGACTAGAAAGTTTTACAAAGGGGATATCTATAGAAAATTTAGAATGGAACATGAAGCAATGGAGATTACCAAGActgctaattaattaattaattaattaatgttctgTTTGAAAAAGTCGCGTAATTAAACCTTGAGCAGCACCAGCGCTAGTACTCCACCAACACAAGCAGCTCGGAGGAACAAGACAAAACTATAGATAATGAAgtgtgcttctaagttttagcTACAATTAATGCCTGGCTTTTTCTTGTACATTATAAGTTTGATTCTGTAAAATTAGTAAATGGGGAATGAACAGTAAGAAGTGCTGTTAGAGCATTTTTATATCTAAGGAAAGAAttgtatatttttctctttgattcaaatttatatttgtgtTTATAAAGGAAAAAGTTATTGTGTGGTTTCTACAAAAAAGTTAACTATGTGGTACACGATAATTTCATGTTTATGGTTCCAATTGATTCTCACGTTACACAAGCTttgtaatttatgaaaaataattacttaataaaatttgattgagattgattataaatacaaataagTGGTAGTTTTGGGTCAtgttataatttctaatataaaGGACATGATATCTATTGAAAGCGTAAAATTAAGATGAAAAGAGTTAATCTTgatcatataataatatataaatgatcaatattattttagttagttttaattaatcttaacaCGATTGATTCAAAGtatataattaagatttattCATCTCATATACCCCTGCATGTGTCTCAACTAATGAGAAATTATTGTTTAGTTTATGAGATCTCAACCAATCTAAATATGacatattattaatttcttttggtTAATTAAGGTCATAAATTAGTTCTTTCTTAATTCTTATGTTACTCATAAAAAGAGACCTGCAAGTGGACCAGTTgctaataaaaattctttttatgagGCATATAGATAATCTAATACTATATTCACTTGTAGGTTACTAATCTCCTTTCTATTCCCatccatatattttatttcgtaATTTAAATgcatttacattttttcttcatttttaagaaatGTATCATTAATAAGCTTAACTAATTATATggatttttcattatttttaaaatttaattaattgctaACCATGTATTGCTGCTACAAAACTGTACGTGGTGCGTCTTAATCGACACATTCTCGACCGTGGGCACAACACAACCATTGGGTTTGGTCATGATTGGGGTGAGAATTCAGGTCTGACCCAAATTGATTAGGGGAAGGTTGTCCAAAATTCCAAACCACCTTTTGGTTAGGAAAGAAAGAGAACCACATTGTCCCTGCATATACCTGTGGACATGATAATGGCAAAGATCAATAATGCGACAAAGATGAATGGCCTCGCTAAGCGAACCTTGGAGTTGGAGCTAGTTAGGGCCAATGTGCCATCACCTTCTTCACTCACCAGCCACAAGAAGATATATAGTGTTGATCACAACGGAGTTATAGGCTTGTGCCTAATGCGGTTATTGAGAGAATGATAACGTGGGTGGGACCAAACCGTAATCGTGACTGTGTTCATTCATGTCAAATTGTACATGCGGCAAATTAAGGagaatatatgttttgtgaacAATAAAAGCTAGGTTACGTGTATATGATGATGAACGTTTTCTTTGGTTATAGAGAAGGAAaaggaaatatataaaaacaccAGAAACATAAATCCTATCATGGAAGCAAACTCCCATTTCATCCGCCTTTGGCAGCTAGCTTCTTCAAACCATATGACATGATGATGAAGATAAAAAGTAAGTGGGGAAAtgtaaaaactatataaaatatggggtttaatattttatgtcccaaatttcttttttctttttaacattaATCTTTCTTAGATTCTTTAGTGACAATTTAAATCAtggttttttctcttaaattctAATAGGTATTAGTGTTAAACAAAATATTCATCGATTGGTCACTGTAACTTACATTAATGGTtacacaatttaataaaaaaaaaattcaaccgttcaattataattatatattattttaatatttatctcaATTTTTAT is a window encoding:
- the LOC100818752 gene encoding uncharacterized protein codes for the protein MVVAEFTSGGLRGMKAFSYHVLTGRWFMLFASLLIMSVAGATYMFGIYSNEVKTSLGYDQSTLNLLSFFKDLGANVGVISGLVNEVTPPFVVLSIGVIMNFFGYFMIFLAVSGRIAKPQVWQMCLYICIGANSQTFANTGALVTCVKNFPGSRGSILGLLKGYVGLSGAIITQLYHAFYGNHNSQALILLIAWLPAAVSSLFLPTIRIMNTVLHQPKEGNRVFYHLLYISLGLAAFLMVLILVQNKLSFSRIEYIVDGLVVFFFLLLPLVVVFREEINQLKANTQCLTDSPPQLKVVTEAIPPPNVEQEEVPPTTTSSHEKSSCLRNIFNPPKRGEDYTILQALFSIDMLILFIATTFGAGGTLTAIDNLGQIGHSLGYPNKSTTTFVSLVSIWNYLGRVASGYASEIFLTKYKIPRPYMLTLVLLVSCVGHVLIALGVPNSLYFASVIIGFCFGAQWPLMFAIISEVFGLKYYSTLYNFGAAASPLGSYILNVKVAGVLYDKEALKQLKAKGLTREEGKDLTCVGVQCYKMAFIIITASTLVGCLASVILALRTRKFYKGDIYRKFRMEHEAMEITKTAN